In the genome of Cetobacterium ceti, one region contains:
- a CDS encoding MazG nucleotide pyrophosphohydrolase domain-containing protein — MDIDQMELYKTLTEKMEVQEIQKYFIKMAEIRGFATQSPSEKLLLLIEEVGELAKAIRKEDKTFPVDKEKCKKNEGDSIEGELADVFIVLCTLCNSLNIDLANCILSKEKININRKWS, encoded by the coding sequence ATGGATATAGATCAAATGGAATTATATAAAACATTGACAGAAAAAATGGAGGTGCAAGAGATTCAGAAATATTTTATAAAAATGGCAGAAATAAGAGGGTTTGCAACACAAAGTCCATCTGAAAAATTGTTACTTTTAATAGAAGAAGTTGGAGAGCTTGCCAAAGCTATAAGGAAAGAGGATAAAACGTTTCCTGTGGATAAAGAAAAATGTAAAAAAAATGAAGGAGATTCCATTGAAGGTGAATTAGCGGATGTATTTATAGTTTTATGCACTCTTTGTAATAGTTTAAATATAGATTTAGCAAATTGCATATTAAGTAAAGAAAAAATAAACATAAATAGAAAATGGAGTTAA
- a CDS encoding flavocytochrome c has protein sequence MRAQKKILLGLFSLCALNINGAEYKEGTYIGKANGYKGDIKVEVQLTKNKIKNISVISNGDTPIISDAPIRIIPKKILEIQGLGIDSVAGATGTSKGIIRAVSNAIKIGKGNIKDLRKIKEVKKEFSNKIIKHENDVVVIGAGGAGLIAAIEAKNNGANVVVIEKMEFPGGNTLISGGEYAAPENWIQNQKGLSDSKETFYKDIIKGGDNESDIKLAKVLAENALNGALWLRDSINVTFENRQMFFGGHSVERSLVPEGASGVELIKKLMKKAQELGIEVHLGTNGIELIRENNRVIGVKAKTETALHEYIAKNGVIIASGGFGSNLEMRKKYNSKMDEKILSTNTKGITGDGIILGENIGADTVDMEYIQTYPVCDPVNGSLLYTGDVRLAGSAILVNKEGKRFVEELERRDVISFAITEQTDGVGYLVWDQKQLDDTGVKKHHKEEYEGLIKRGILVKVNTLDEGAKHFNIDAKELKNSVEKYNGYTKTGKDLEFEKRGGLITLETPPYYILKVAPAIHHTMGGLVIDEKARVLDKKGKVIKGLYAAGEVTGDIHGKNRLGSNAIADITVFGRIAGKNIVLEK, from the coding sequence ATGAGAGCTCAAAAAAAAATATTACTAGGGTTATTTAGTTTATGTGCATTAAATATTAATGGGGCAGAATATAAAGAGGGAACTTATATTGGTAAAGCAAATGGATATAAGGGTGATATAAAGGTTGAAGTGCAATTGACAAAAAATAAAATAAAAAATATAAGTGTAATTTCAAATGGAGATACACCAATAATTTCAGATGCACCAATTAGAATTATTCCTAAAAAAATATTAGAGATACAAGGTTTAGGTATAGATTCAGTTGCTGGGGCAACAGGAACAAGTAAAGGAATAATAAGAGCTGTATCTAATGCTATAAAAATTGGAAAAGGAAATATAAAAGACTTAAGAAAAATAAAAGAAGTTAAGAAGGAATTCTCAAATAAAATAATAAAACATGAAAATGACGTAGTTGTAATAGGAGCAGGAGGAGCAGGATTAATTGCAGCTATAGAAGCAAAAAATAATGGAGCAAATGTAGTTGTAATAGAAAAAATGGAATTCCCAGGAGGAAATACATTAATTTCTGGGGGAGAATATGCTGCACCTGAAAACTGGATTCAAAATCAAAAAGGATTATCGGATAGTAAAGAAACTTTTTATAAAGATATTATAAAAGGTGGAGATAATGAAAGTGATATAAAATTAGCGAAAGTTTTAGCTGAAAATGCTTTAAATGGAGCATTATGGTTAAGAGATTCAATTAACGTTACTTTTGAAAATCGTCAAATGTTTTTTGGAGGACATTCGGTAGAAAGAAGTTTAGTTCCAGAAGGAGCTAGCGGGGTAGAATTAATTAAGAAATTGATGAAAAAAGCTCAAGAACTAGGAATTGAAGTTCATTTGGGAACAAATGGAATAGAATTAATTAGAGAAAATAATAGGGTAATAGGAGTTAAAGCAAAAACGGAAACAGCACTTCACGAATATATAGCTAAAAATGGAGTAATAATTGCAAGTGGTGGATTTGGATCAAATCTTGAGATGAGAAAGAAATATAATTCTAAAATGGATGAAAAAATATTATCTACAAATACAAAGGGAATAACTGGAGATGGAATAATATTAGGTGAAAATATTGGAGCAGATACTGTTGATATGGAATATATTCAAACCTATCCTGTTTGTGATCCTGTAAATGGATCACTTCTATACACTGGAGATGTTAGATTAGCAGGAAGTGCAATACTTGTAAATAAAGAGGGGAAACGATTTGTAGAAGAATTAGAGCGAAGAGATGTGATTTCATTTGCAATAACAGAACAAACAGATGGAGTGGGATATTTAGTTTGGGATCAAAAACAATTAGATGATACTGGAGTAAAAAAGCATCATAAAGAAGAATATGAAGGTTTAATAAAAAGGGGAATATTAGTAAAAGTAAATACCTTAGATGAGGGCGCAAAACATTTTAATATTGATGCTAAAGAATTAAAAAATAGTGTAGAAAAATATAATGGATATACAAAAACAGGAAAAGATTTAGAATTTGAGAAAAGAGGTGGATTAATTACTTTAGAAACACCACCTTATTATATACTAAAAGTTGCACCGGCCATTCATCATACAATGGGAGGCCTTGTGATAGATGAAAAGGCTAGAGTTTTAGATAAAAAAGGAAAAGTTATAAAAGGTTTATATGCTGCTGGAGAAGTTACAGGAGATATTCATGGAAAAAACCGTTTAGGAAGTAATGCTATTGCAGATATTACAGTTTTTGGAAGAATAGCTGGAAAAAATATTGTTTTAGAAAAATAA
- a CDS encoding MBL fold metallo-hydrolase encodes MKISVLVDDDSIKNFSSEHGLSLLIESNNKKIIFDTGKSDLFLKNLKKLNYSIDNIDYLFVSHGHYDHMGGLFYLDNNFLREKAYISSYAINTFYGSAMGIKKEVSPSDLVISKGQIANKIKNSRNTPIEIAENIFLLSVPYKNNNGDVFYKKYLDDILIDDFSHEMLLVIKEENKYFIFTGCSHCGINSILVSVKKIFNTSNIEAIVGGLHCKNFYLNPSKLNSLANQLKSHNVQKFILGHCTGTISRTILKGKLKNVENLATGKIFEF; translated from the coding sequence ATGAAAATATCTGTTCTTGTTGATGATGATTCTATTAAAAATTTTTCTAGCGAACATGGATTAAGTTTACTTATTGAAAGTAATAATAAAAAAATTATTTTTGATACTGGAAAAAGTGATTTATTTTTAAAAAATCTAAAAAAATTAAATTATTCTATTGATAATATAGATTATCTTTTTGTATCCCATGGTCATTATGATCATATGGGAGGTCTTTTTTATTTAGATAATAATTTTTTAAGAGAAAAAGCTTATATTTCTTCCTATGCCATAAATACTTTCTATGGTTCAGCTATGGGCATAAAAAAAGAAGTTAGTCCTAGTGATCTTGTAATTTCAAAAGGACAAATTGCTAATAAAATTAAAAATTCTAGAAACACTCCAATTGAAATAGCAGAAAACATTTTTCTTCTATCTGTTCCTTACAAAAATAATAATGGAGATGTTTTTTATAAAAAATATCTCGATGATATTCTCATCGATGATTTTTCTCACGAAATGCTACTTGTTATAAAAGAGGAAAATAAATATTTTATTTTTACAGGATGCTCCCATTGTGGAATTAATAGTATTCTTGTCTCTGTAAAAAAAATATTTAATACTTCTAATATAGAGGCCATTGTTGGAGGTCTTCATTGTAAAAACTTTTATTTAAATCCTAGTAAATTAAATTCCTTAGCTAATCAATTGAAATCTCATAATGTTCAAAAATTTATTTTAGGTCATTGCACAGGAACTATTTCCCGTACAATTTTAAAGGGAAAACTTAAAAATGTTGAAAATCTTGCCACAGGAAAAATTTTTGAATTTTAA
- a CDS encoding magnesium transporter yields the protein MIKIEDLKKESVERLEKEYLNSSVFNLAKHRLLWLVVLMISATLTGSIISKYEHILQSMVILAASIPMLMDTGGNAGSQSSTLIIRGMALGEIKIKDYGKVLWKELRVSLIVGIGLGILNFCRMFFLLKNPLDISFLVSLTLGITVVLAKLVGGILPMIAKKLKLDPAIMAGPLVTTVVDGVALIIYFYLAILILKL from the coding sequence ATGATAAAAATTGAAGATTTAAAAAAAGAATCTGTAGAAAGATTGGAGAAAGAGTATTTAAATTCATCAGTCTTTAATTTAGCAAAACATCGTTTATTATGGTTAGTTGTATTAATGATATCAGCAACTTTAACAGGAAGTATTATCAGTAAATATGAGCATATATTACAATCTATGGTAATTTTAGCAGCATCAATTCCAATGCTTATGGATACTGGTGGAAATGCAGGATCACAATCGTCTACATTGATAATTCGAGGAATGGCTTTAGGAGAAATAAAAATAAAGGATTACGGAAAAGTATTATGGAAAGAATTAAGAGTTAGTTTAATAGTAGGAATAGGATTAGGAATTTTAAATTTTTGCAGAATGTTTTTCCTTTTAAAAAATCCTTTGGATATTTCATTTTTAGTTTCACTAACTTTAGGAATAACAGTGGTACTAGCAAAATTAGTTGGTGGAATCTTACCTATGATTGCTAAAAAATTAAAATTAGATCCTGCTATAATGGCAGGACCTTTAGTAACAACAGTAGTAGATGGAGTAGCTTTAATCATATATTTCTATTTAGCAATATTAATTTTGAAATTATAA
- a CDS encoding Gfo/Idh/MocA family protein has product MKLKLAVIGAGNRGRDIYSNFILNSTDEAEIVAVAEPNPIKRELMKKEHNLSSEYIFDTWEKLLELDKFCDGIILATGDDMHFEPIYKAMEKGYDILLEKPMSNKAHECIKIVDLAEKYKVKVMVCHVLRYTPFFSKLKELIDSGTIGEVVDIQHNENIGNFHFAHSFVRGNWRNSNETSPLILQKSCHDLDIISWLLNGSPAVKIASFGNLSHFTRKNAPEGSAEKCLDCKLIDTCNYSPKKIYYNNIGKWPTLVATEIQTEEALTESLKSNQYGRCVYKCDNNVVDNMVSIINFENGVNVTFNLCAFTDDVCRTIKIMGTKGEIRGNDLKNHIEVYRFGEGEGRFKNNGKEEIIPETLVGGHGGGDTGLMNDFIDLCLNRKTSSKTDPRTSLESHIMAFAAEESRITGSVVYLKDFIKKSC; this is encoded by the coding sequence ATGAAGTTAAAACTTGCTGTTATTGGTGCTGGAAATCGTGGAAGAGATATTTATTCTAATTTTATTTTAAACTCAACTGATGAAGCCGAAATTGTTGCTGTAGCTGAACCTAATCCTATTAAAAGAGAACTTATGAAAAAAGAACATAATCTTTCCTCTGAATATATTTTTGATACTTGGGAAAAACTTTTAGAACTTGATAAATTTTGTGATGGTATTATTTTAGCAACTGGAGATGATATGCATTTTGAACCTATTTATAAAGCTATGGAGAAAGGATATGATATATTACTTGAAAAACCTATGTCTAATAAAGCTCATGAGTGCATAAAAATTGTAGATTTAGCTGAAAAATATAAAGTAAAGGTTATGGTTTGCCACGTTTTACGATATACTCCATTTTTTAGTAAATTAAAAGAATTAATTGATTCTGGAACTATTGGAGAAGTTGTCGATATTCAACACAATGAAAATATTGGAAATTTTCATTTTGCTCATAGTTTTGTTCGTGGAAATTGGCGAAATTCTAATGAAACAAGTCCTCTTATTTTACAAAAAAGTTGTCATGATTTAGATATTATATCTTGGCTTTTAAATGGTTCTCCTGCAGTAAAAATTGCATCCTTTGGAAATTTATCTCACTTTACAAGAAAAAATGCCCCAGAGGGATCAGCAGAAAAGTGTCTAGATTGTAAATTAATAGATACTTGTAATTATTCTCCAAAGAAAATTTATTATAATAATATTGGTAAATGGCCTACTTTAGTTGCTACGGAAATTCAAACAGAAGAAGCTTTAACAGAGTCTTTAAAATCAAATCAATATGGTCGTTGTGTCTATAAATGTGATAATAATGTTGTTGATAATATGGTTTCTATTATTAATTTTGAAAATGGAGTTAATGTTACTTTTAACCTTTGTGCTTTCACAGATGATGTTTGTAGAACTATTAAAATAATGGGAACAAAAGGAGAAATAAGAGGAAATGATCTAAAAAATCACATTGAAGTTTATCGTTTTGGAGAAGGAGAAGGTAGATTTAAAAATAATGGTAAGGAAGAAATAATTCCTGAAACTTTAGTTGGAGGTCATGGTGGTGGAGATACTGGTCTTATGAATGATTTTATAGACCTTTGTTTAAATAGAAAAACTTCCTCTAAAACTGATCCAAGAACTTCTTTAGAAAGTCATATTATGGCATTTGCAGCCGAAGAATCTAGAATAACTGGATCTGTTGTTTATTTAAAAGATTTTATAAAAAAAAGCTGCTAA
- a CDS encoding LacI family DNA-binding transcriptional regulator, translated as MNNKKITMNEIAKLVGVSQATVSRAINAPEKVKPYLREKIYSYIEKYNFLPNENAKSMRGVKSKILGLILFDLSNQFYLETIKYAEKVARKIGYTLILMNSEKDSKLELENIKILLSRNVEGILIAPVDNNNLKFLKETTSVPFVIINNFINNYPCVYTSTVKGGEIACDFLIKNNHKKIAYIGNLSNQTTEKFQGILKSFKKNNLSLNFLEKINFDTSKMDKIQLENYFSKNTFSSTGIIASNDEVAYLFLQSLEKIDKDFLKTMTLVGFDNTIISSLLNFSSIEQPIEELIEKSIEILFSKKNTSLSVELIPKLIIRN; from the coding sequence ATGAATAATAAAAAAATAACAATGAATGAAATTGCAAAATTAGTCGGTGTTTCTCAAGCTACTGTTTCTAGAGCCATTAATGCTCCTGAAAAAGTTAAGCCTTACCTTCGAGAAAAAATTTATTCATATATAGAAAAATATAATTTTTTACCCAATGAAAATGCTAAATCTATGAGAGGGGTAAAAAGTAAAATATTAGGTCTCATTCTTTTTGATCTATCCAATCAATTTTATTTAGAAACTATAAAATATGCTGAAAAAGTTGCTAGAAAAATCGGTTATACTCTCATTCTTATGAACTCTGAAAAAGATTCTAAATTAGAATTAGAAAATATTAAAATCCTTTTGTCAAGAAATGTTGAAGGAATTTTAATCGCTCCTGTGGATAATAATAACTTAAAATTTTTAAAAGAAACTACATCTGTTCCTTTTGTAATAATTAATAATTTTATAAATAATTATCCCTGTGTATATACTTCAACTGTTAAAGGTGGAGAAATTGCCTGTGATTTTTTAATTAAAAATAATCATAAAAAAATAGCTTATATTGGAAATTTATCCAATCAAACAACTGAAAAATTTCAAGGAATCTTAAAATCTTTTAAAAAAAATAATTTATCTTTAAATTTTTTAGAAAAAATTAATTTTGATACTTCTAAAATGGATAAAATTCAATTGGAAAATTATTTTTCAAAGAACACTTTTTCTTCTACAGGAATTATTGCCTCTAATGATGAAGTAGCTTATCTTTTTCTACAATCTTTAGAAAAAATAGATAAAGATTTTTTAAAAACAATGACATTAGTTGGTTTTGATAATACTATCATTAGTTCACTATTAAATTTTTCTAGTATAGAGCAACCTATTGAAGAATTAATTGAAAAATCCATTGAAATTTTATTTTCTAAAAAAAATACTTCTTTAAGTGTAGAACTTATTCCAAAATTAATTATAAGAAATTAG
- a CDS encoding ABC transporter substrate-binding protein: MKKFILSSLLLSIAVMVTGCGSEKQENGKKTLKLALWDANQKPVIEEILKKYEEKNPNVKIIVEITPFSQYWTKLETAATGEQLQDIFWINAPHFKKYVQGNMLLPLDDLVESKKIESSKFPQGMIKMYTYNKKLYAAPKDIDTTALWYNKDIFNKYNIDLPNENWTWENMIDAAKEIKVKSGLYGLAFSFEGQEDYYEIVSQFGGRILSEDKKTSGYGMEETKNAIGEIQNLIKEGVIPTLEEVADTKSSDLFQSEKVAMTYSGSWMITPYMKNEIINKKIDIAKLPIKKKDAAIIHGLGYGIYSKTKYPEIAKEVVAFLSSKTAHDIQGKSGIVIPARIDSQKLWENSYENLNLKGYSKMLPNGIEYPASLNTAKWEEIQREYLNKVWLGEMDAPNACDEINKKINEILASEN, encoded by the coding sequence ATGAAAAAATTTATTTTAAGTTCTCTACTTCTGAGTATAGCAGTTATGGTAACAGGATGTGGTTCGGAAAAACAAGAAAATGGAAAGAAGACTTTAAAGTTAGCTTTATGGGATGCTAATCAAAAACCTGTAATAGAAGAAATTTTGAAAAAATATGAAGAAAAAAATCCTAATGTAAAAATTATAGTAGAAATTACTCCATTTTCTCAGTATTGGACAAAATTAGAAACTGCTGCAACAGGAGAGCAACTACAAGATATTTTTTGGATTAATGCTCCTCATTTTAAAAAATATGTACAGGGAAATATGCTTTTGCCTTTAGATGATTTGGTGGAAAGTAAAAAAATAGAAAGTTCTAAATTTCCTCAAGGAATGATTAAGATGTATACCTATAATAAAAAATTATATGCAGCTCCTAAGGATATTGACACTACAGCCCTTTGGTATAATAAAGATATATTTAATAAATATAACATTGATCTTCCTAATGAAAATTGGACTTGGGAAAATATGATAGATGCAGCAAAAGAAATTAAAGTAAAAAGTGGATTATATGGGTTAGCATTTAGTTTTGAAGGTCAAGAAGATTATTATGAAATAGTATCTCAATTTGGAGGAAGAATTTTATCTGAAGATAAAAAAACAAGTGGTTATGGAATGGAAGAAACTAAAAATGCCATTGGAGAAATTCAAAATTTAATAAAAGAGGGAGTAATTCCAACTTTAGAAGAGGTCGCAGATACAAAGTCTTCAGATTTATTTCAATCGGAAAAAGTGGCTATGACGTATTCAGGTTCTTGGATGATAACTCCTTATATGAAAAATGAAATTATAAATAAAAAAATTGATATAGCAAAACTTCCAATTAAGAAAAAAGATGCAGCAATAATTCATGGGTTAGGGTATGGAATATATTCAAAAACAAAATATCCAGAAATAGCAAAGGAAGTAGTTGCTTTTCTTTCTTCAAAAACAGCTCATGACATACAAGGAAAAAGTGGAATAGTAATTCCTGCAAGAATAGATTCTCAAAAATTATGGGAAAATTCCTACGAAAATTTAAATTTAAAGGGATATTCTAAAATGTTACCTAATGGAATTGAATATCCAGCTTCTTTAAATACTGCAAAATGGGAAGAGATCCAGAGAGAATATTTAAATAAAGTTTGGTTAGGAGAAATGGATGCCCCTAATGCTTGTGATGAAATTAATAAAAAAATAAATGAAATTCTTGCAAGTGAAAATTAG
- a CDS encoding carbohydrate ABC transporter permease, whose amino-acid sequence MKKNKIENYIWAYLMIGPLVIGLGIFYIIPFFQNFYFSLTNLGAFGNYEFIGMDNYEKLIKDPKMYKALKNTFMYVLFSVPFGISISIIIAVMLNSKIKGVTFYRVLYFLPAVTMPTAIAMVWKWLYNKEFGLLNQILLKFGIEGQSWLTNSNIALYAVIIVAIWASIGYNMVILLAGLQGIPKMYYEAAEIDGAGPIKMFFKITLPLLSPTIFFVSVMTFISSFQMFDLVFMMIGKNNPAFENTMTIVYYFYNNAFQLSEKGYGAAIAVVLFIIIFIFTMIQLKLQKKLVNY is encoded by the coding sequence ATGAAAAAAAATAAAATAGAAAATTATATATGGGCTTATTTAATGATAGGACCTTTGGTTATTGGTCTAGGAATATTTTATATAATTCCTTTTTTTCAAAATTTTTATTTTAGTTTAACAAATTTAGGAGCTTTTGGAAATTATGAATTTATAGGAATGGATAATTATGAAAAACTTATTAAAGATCCGAAAATGTATAAAGCTCTAAAAAATACTTTTATGTATGTATTATTTTCAGTACCATTTGGGATATCTATTTCTATAATTATTGCAGTAATGTTGAATAGTAAAATAAAAGGAGTTACTTTTTACAGAGTTCTTTATTTTTTACCTGCAGTAACAATGCCCACAGCAATAGCAATGGTTTGGAAATGGTTATATAATAAGGAATTTGGATTACTAAATCAAATTTTATTAAAATTTGGAATTGAAGGACAATCTTGGCTTACAAATTCAAATATCGCACTTTATGCAGTTATAATTGTGGCCATATGGGCAAGCATAGGATACAATATGGTAATTCTTTTAGCAGGGTTACAAGGAATACCTAAAATGTATTATGAGGCGGCAGAAATAGATGGAGCTGGACCTATAAAAATGTTTTTTAAAATTACCTTACCTCTTTTAAGTCCAACAATTTTTTTTGTAAGTGTTATGACTTTTATAAGTTCTTTTCAAATGTTTGATTTGGTATTTATGATGATAGGAAAAAATAATCCAGCATTTGAAAATACAATGACAATAGTATATTATTTTTATAATAATGCGTTTCAACTATCTGAAAAGGGATATGGAGCTGCAATAGCAGTAGTTTTATTTATAATAATATTCATATTTACTATGATTCAATTAAAATTACAAAAGAAATTAGTAAATTACTAG
- a CDS encoding carbohydrate ABC transporter permease — protein sequence MKKENKTILHLFLITGVIFTLIPFLWMFLTSVKSLGESIQVPPIILPEKFKWENYKNIINLMPFGNFYYNTVLYTFFRTVGQIIFCSMAAYAFARIEFPFRNTIFLILLAILMIPGQIFLLPQYIIIQKMGLLNTLTGLLLPGLFSSFGTFLMRQFFMTLPKELEEAAIIDGCNHFQIYYKIMLPLVKPGLVALIIITALASWNQLMWPLIVNTSTDKMTLSAGLASLAGQHGTDYPLAMAGAILGVLPMIIMFIIFQKKFIEGMASTGIK from the coding sequence GTGAAAAAAGAAAATAAAACAATTTTACATTTATTTTTAATAACAGGAGTTATTTTCACTTTGATTCCATTTTTATGGATGTTTTTAACCTCTGTGAAAAGTTTAGGTGAAAGTATTCAAGTTCCGCCTATAATTTTGCCTGAAAAATTTAAATGGGAAAATTATAAGAATATAATAAATTTAATGCCCTTTGGAAATTTTTATTATAATACAGTTCTTTATACATTTTTTAGAACGGTGGGACAAATAATTTTTTGTTCTATGGCCGCTTATGCTTTTGCTAGAATAGAATTTCCATTTAGAAATACAATTTTTTTAATACTCTTAGCAATTCTTATGATTCCAGGTCAAATTTTTTTACTACCTCAATATATTATTATTCAAAAAATGGGATTATTAAATACTTTAACAGGTTTATTATTGCCTGGATTATTTAGTTCTTTTGGAACATTTTTAATGAGACAATTTTTTATGACCCTTCCAAAAGAGTTAGAAGAAGCTGCTATTATAGATGGATGTAATCACTTTCAAATTTATTACAAAATAATGCTTCCCCTTGTAAAACCTGGGTTAGTTGCCCTAATTATTATAACGGCTTTAGCTAGTTGGAATCAATTAATGTGGCCTTTAATTGTGAATACATCTACAGATAAAATGACTTTATCTGCTGGATTGGCTTCTCTTGCAGGTCAGCATGGGACAGATTATCCTTTGGCTATGGCAGGGGCAATCTTAGGAGTATTACCAATGATAATAATGTTTATAATTTTTCAGAAAAAGTTTATAGAGGGAATGGCTTCTACTGGAATAAAATAA
- a CDS encoding DedA family protein: MEQFINHIGDFFLQLGYIGIFIMMFLEASFFPFPSEIAMIPAGFLVSQGKMSPLFALLAGTLGSLSGATFNYLLGKYAGRTFLEKFGKYIFLNSKKIDEMTELFKRKGALIVFFGRLIPVVRQYISFPPGVSNMNFFKFSLYTGLGSCLWVGFLEFLGYYYGHNQNAINGVILKFKFISLGILIVFGIFIIKKKLQKKSTT; this comes from the coding sequence ATGGAACAATTTATAAATCATATTGGAGATTTTTTCTTACAATTAGGATATATTGGCATTTTTATAATGATGTTTTTAGAAGCATCTTTTTTCCCTTTCCCTTCAGAAATAGCAATGATCCCCGCAGGATTTCTTGTATCTCAAGGAAAAATGTCTCCACTTTTTGCTCTTTTAGCTGGAACTTTAGGTAGTTTAAGTGGTGCTACCTTTAATTATCTTTTAGGTAAATATGCAGGAAGAACATTTTTGGAAAAATTTGGAAAATATATTTTTCTTAATTCAAAAAAAATTGATGAAATGACAGAGCTTTTTAAAAGAAAAGGAGCTTTAATTGTATTTTTCGGAAGATTAATCCCTGTGGTAAGACAATATATTTCCTTTCCACCTGGAGTTTCAAATATGAATTTTTTTAAATTTTCACTTTATACAGGTTTAGGTTCTTGTCTTTGGGTAGGGTTTTTAGAATTTTTAGGATACTATTATGGACATAACCAAAACGCTATTAATGGTGTTATTTTAAAATTTAAATTTATATCTTTAGGAATTCTTATAGTTTTTGGAATTTTCATTATTAAGAAAAAACTACAAAAAAAATCTACCACATAA
- a CDS encoding NUDIX hydrolase, producing the protein MNYLEEIKEYIPINEQEKKDKEVILQCVENFSDILTRKNVVAHLTSSGLIINRKKTKVLLIHHNIYDSWGWTGGHMDGDEDLKKVALKEAHEETGVQNLEILNNNIATLDVLTVKNHYKNGEYISCHLHLSIGYLLIGDESETVRIKKDENSGVKWINLSNFLEYTEKEPHMQYIYRKILNKIDVNF; encoded by the coding sequence ATGAATTATTTAGAAGAAATTAAAGAGTATATACCTATAAATGAACAAGAAAAAAAAGATAAGGAAGTTATTTTACAATGTGTTGAGAATTTTTCTGATATTTTAACAAGAAAAAATGTTGTAGCTCATCTGACTTCGTCAGGGCTTATTATAAATAGGAAAAAAACAAAAGTTTTACTTATTCATCACAATATATATGATAGTTGGGGTTGGACAGGAGGACATATGGATGGAGATGAAGATTTAAAAAAAGTTGCTCTAAAAGAGGCTCATGAAGAAACAGGTGTACAAAATTTAGAGATATTAAACAATAATATAGCAACTTTAGATGTATTAACAGTAAAAAATCATTATAAGAATGGAGAGTATATTTCATGCCATTTACATTTATCTATAGGATATTTATTAATAGGAGATGAAAGTGAAACAGTAAGGATAAAAAAAGATGAAAATAGCGGAGTGAAATGGATAAACTTGTCTAATTTTTTAGAATATACAGAAAAAGAACCTCATATGCAGTACATCTATAGGAAGATTCTGAATAAAATAGACGTAAATTTTTAG